A single window of Paenibacillus sp. SYP-B4298 DNA harbors:
- a CDS encoding dihydrofolate reductase: protein MAVILIAAMGKNRVIGHHNKLPWRLPEDMAFFRRTTTGNSVLMGRKTFESFGARPLKNRINIVLTRSTDYAPEGAEIAHSVEEALSRHRSGDVYVIGGEEIYRQLLPVADRIVLTEIESEFEGDAFFPEFSGAEWKLVDSVKGVENEENPYSYSFCTYERCR, encoded by the coding sequence TTGGCTGTTATATTGATTGCTGCTATGGGCAAGAATCGGGTCATTGGCCATCATAATAAGCTGCCGTGGAGGCTGCCGGAGGATATGGCGTTTTTCCGCAGGACGACGACCGGGAATTCGGTGCTGATGGGACGCAAGACCTTCGAGTCCTTCGGCGCTCGCCCACTGAAGAATCGGATTAATATCGTGCTTACTCGAAGTACAGACTACGCCCCGGAAGGAGCTGAGATTGCGCACTCGGTGGAAGAGGCGCTAAGCCGCCATCGCAGCGGAGATGTGTATGTAATTGGCGGCGAGGAGATCTATCGCCAGTTGCTGCCCGTCGCTGACCGGATCGTACTGACCGAGATCGAGAGCGAATTTGAAGGAGATGCGTTCTTCCCCGAATTTTCGGGAGCGGAGTGGAAATTAGTCGATTCCGTGAAAGGGGTGGAAAACGAGGAAAATCCGTATTCTTACTCCTTTTGCA